The nucleotide window TGGTTTCCCATTTTTTTAATAGATGATATTCAAATTTAAAGGAGGTGAGAAAATGGCAGTTAAGATTAGACTAAGAAGAATGGGTGCAAAGAAAAATCCTTTTTATAGAATTGTAGTTGCTGATTCCCGTTCTCCAAGGAATGGAAGATTCATAGAAGAAATAGGATATTATAATCCTTTAACAGAACCTAAAATTGTAAAGGTTGACGATGAAAAAGCTATGAATTGGTTAAATAATGGTGCTAAACCTACAGATACAGTTGAAAGACTTTTTAGGGAAGCTGGAATTTATGAAAAATTAAATGAAAATAAAAGCCAAGAATAATTCCTTTAGGGGGTGAAATGAGTGGGAGAGTTAGTAGAAATGATTGCTAAAGCTCTTGTAGATGATCCAAATGCAGTTGAAGTCAATGAGGTTGAAGGTACTCAGTCAGTAATTATTGAACTAAAAGTAGCCCCAGATGACATGGGGAAAATAATTGGTAAGCAAGGAAGAATAGCAAAAGCTATTAGAACAGTGGTTAAAGCAGCTGCTATAAAGGAGAACAAGAGAGTAGTTGTAGAGATTATTCAGTAAGGGATTAGAAAGCTAATCCCTTTTCTACTATATGGTAGGTGAAATTATGGATTTTATACAAGTTGGGAAAATTACAAACACTCATGGAATTAAGGGAGAGATTAAGGTTTATCCTCTAACTGATGATATAAATCGATTTGAAAAGCTTAAAAATTTATATATAGGGGATAAAAAGGTAAAAGTTACTATTGAAAAAACGTGGTATCAAAAAAATTTGGTGATACTAAAGTTTAAAGAGTACAATAATATAAATGAAGTTGAAGTATATAAAAATGAATATTTATATATAGACGAAAAAGACAAAATATCACTTCCAGATGATACTTATTTTATATTTGATATTATTGGCTGCAAAGTAATTGATACCAATAACAATGAAATAGGAATAGTTACTGAAGTTTTGACTAATATAAGCAATGATGTATATGTAGTAAAAGATTTGCATTCCCATAAAGAACATTTAATACCTGCAGTAAAGCAATTTGTAAAAAAAATAAGTATAGAAGAAAAAAAGATAGTTATAGAGCCTATTGAAGGGTTGATAGAATGAAAATAGATATTTTGACATTGTTCCCTGAAATATTTGAGAAAATTTTCAAATGGAGCATTATAGGGAGAGCAGTGAATAAAAATTTGGTTGAACTCAAGTCTACCAATATAAGAGACTTTTCTAAAGATAAGCATAGAAAAGTTGATGGCTATCCCTTTGGTGGAGGTCCAGGCATGGTTATGAGACCTGAACCAATATATGAAGCTATAGAAAGTGTTAAAGAAAATGATTCTGTAGTGATATATCTTTCGCCAAAAGGAAAGGTTTACAATCAGGAAATGGCTAATAGATTGTCCAAAGAAAAACATTTAATTTTACTTTGTGGTCATTATGAAGGTATAGATAATCGCATAATAGATAACTATATAGATGAGGAAATATCAATAGGAGATTTTGTATTGACAGGTGGCGAAATTCCAGCCATGCTTCTAGTGGATTCTATAGTTAGGCTTATTC belongs to Sporanaerobacter acetigenes DSM 13106 and includes:
- the rpsP gene encoding 30S ribosomal protein S16; this encodes MAVKIRLRRMGAKKNPFYRIVVADSRSPRNGRFIEEIGYYNPLTEPKIVKVDDEKAMNWLNNGAKPTDTVERLFREAGIYEKLNENKSQE
- a CDS encoding KH domain-containing protein gives rise to the protein MGELVEMIAKALVDDPNAVEVNEVEGTQSVIIELKVAPDDMGKIIGKQGRIAKAIRTVVKAAAIKENKRVVVEIIQ
- the rimM gene encoding ribosome maturation factor RimM (Essential for efficient processing of 16S rRNA), whose amino-acid sequence is MDFIQVGKITNTHGIKGEIKVYPLTDDINRFEKLKNLYIGDKKVKVTIEKTWYQKNLVILKFKEYNNINEVEVYKNEYLYIDEKDKISLPDDTYFIFDIIGCKVIDTNNNEIGIVTEVLTNISNDVYVVKDLHSHKEHLIPAVKQFVKKISIEEKKIVIEPIEGLIE
- the trmD gene encoding tRNA (guanosine(37)-N1)-methyltransferase TrmD, which codes for MKIDILTLFPEIFEKIFKWSIIGRAVNKNLVELKSTNIRDFSKDKHRKVDGYPFGGGPGMVMRPEPIYEAIESVKENDSVVIYLSPKGKVYNQEMANRLSKEKHLILLCGHYEGIDNRIIDNYIDEEISIGDFVLTGGEIPAMLLVDSIVRLIPGVLGSEESFMEESHYDGLLEYPQYTRPREFRDFSVPSILLSGDHEKIDKWRRYESLKATYLNRKDLLKKRELTSEEKEMIEKIIEEYKNNI